From Streptomyces qinzhouensis, one genomic window encodes:
- the lepA gene encoding translation elongation factor 4, with product MPATPPNVPEPSRTDPALIRNFCIIAHIDHGKSTLADRMLQLTGVVEQRQMRAQYLDRMDIERERGITIKSQAVRLPWAPSEGPGQGRTHILNMIDTPGHVDFTYEVSRSLAACEGTVLLVDAAQGIEAQTLANLYLAMENDLAIVPVLNKIDLPAAQPEKFAEELANLVGCDPDDVLKVSAKTGLGVEALLDRVVREVPAPVGVADAPARAMIFDSVYDSYRGVVTYVRVIDGKLGKRERIRMMSTGATHELLEIGTNSPEMLSADGLSVGEVGYLITGVKDVRQSKVGDTITQQVKGATEALGGYKDPKPMVFSGLYPLDGSDYPDLREALDKLQLNDAALVYEPETSAALGFGFRVGFLGLLHLDVIRERLEREFGLDLIATAPNVVYRVLMEDGAEHTVTNPSEFPEGKITEVFEPVVRATVLAPTEFIGSIMELCQTRRGTLLGMDYLSEDRVEIRYTLPLAEIVFDFFDQLKSKTRGYASLDYEPTGEQSAHLVKVDILLHGDKVDAFSAITHRDQAYAYGVRLVAKLKELIPRQAFEVPVQAAIGSRVIARETIRAIRKDVLAKCYGGDISRKRKLLEKQKEGKKRMKMVGNVEVPQEAFIAVLSSDDSGGGKAKK from the coding sequence GTGCCCGCGACTCCTCCCAATGTGCCAGAGCCGAGCCGTACCGACCCGGCGCTGATCCGCAATTTCTGCATCATCGCCCACATCGACCACGGCAAGTCGACCCTTGCCGACCGGATGCTCCAGCTCACCGGTGTGGTGGAGCAGCGGCAGATGCGCGCCCAGTACCTCGACCGCATGGACATCGAGCGCGAGCGCGGCATCACGATCAAGTCCCAGGCCGTCCGGCTGCCCTGGGCCCCCTCCGAGGGGCCCGGCCAGGGCCGGACCCATATCCTGAACATGATCGACACCCCGGGGCACGTGGACTTCACCTACGAGGTCTCCCGCTCCCTCGCCGCCTGTGAGGGCACGGTCCTGCTGGTCGACGCGGCTCAGGGCATCGAGGCGCAGACCCTCGCCAATCTCTATCTGGCGATGGAGAACGACCTTGCGATCGTTCCCGTCCTCAACAAGATCGACCTTCCGGCGGCCCAGCCCGAGAAGTTCGCCGAGGAGCTGGCGAACCTCGTGGGCTGCGACCCCGACGACGTCCTGAAGGTCTCCGCGAAGACCGGTCTCGGCGTCGAGGCGCTGCTGGACCGGGTGGTGCGCGAGGTCCCGGCCCCGGTCGGCGTCGCCGACGCCCCCGCCCGCGCGATGATCTTCGACTCGGTCTACGACTCCTACCGGGGCGTCGTCACCTATGTCCGGGTCATCGACGGCAAGCTCGGCAAGCGCGAGCGGATCCGGATGATGTCCACCGGCGCCACCCACGAACTGCTGGAGATCGGCACCAACTCGCCCGAGATGCTCTCGGCCGACGGTCTGAGCGTCGGCGAGGTGGGCTATCTCATCACCGGGGTGAAGGACGTCCGCCAGTCCAAGGTCGGCGACACCATCACCCAGCAGGTCAAGGGCGCCACGGAGGCACTGGGCGGCTACAAGGACCCCAAGCCGATGGTGTTCTCCGGCCTCTACCCGCTGGACGGCTCCGACTACCCCGATCTGCGCGAGGCTCTCGACAAGCTCCAGCTCAACGACGCCGCCCTGGTGTACGAGCCGGAGACCTCCGCGGCCCTGGGCTTCGGCTTCCGCGTCGGCTTCCTCGGCCTGCTCCACCTCGATGTGATCCGTGAGCGGCTGGAGCGCGAATTCGGCCTCGACCTGATCGCCACCGCGCCGAACGTGGTCTACCGGGTCCTCATGGAGGACGGCGCCGAGCACACGGTGACCAACCCCAGCGAGTTCCCCGAAGGCAAGATCACCGAGGTCTTCGAGCCGGTCGTCCGCGCCACCGTCCTCGCGCCGACCGAGTTCATCGGCTCGATCATGGAGCTCTGCCAGACCCGCCGCGGCACGCTGCTCGGCATGGACTACCTCTCCGAGGACCGGGTGGAGATCCGCTACACCCTGCCCCTCGCGGAGATCGTCTTCGACTTCTTCGACCAGCTCAAGTCCAAGACCCGCGGCTATGCCTCGCTGGACTACGAGCCCACCGGCGAGCAGTCCGCGCACCTGGTCAAGGTCGACATCCTGCTCCACGGCGACAAGGTCGACGCCTTCTCCGCGATCACGCACCGGGACCAGGCGTACGCATACGGCGTACGGCTCGTCGCCAAGCTGAAGGAGCTGATCCCCCGGCAGGCCTTCGAGGTGCCGGTCCAGGCCGCGATCGGCTCCCGGGTCATCGCCCGTGAGACCATCCGCGCCATCCGCAAGGACGTGCTCGCCAAGTGCTACGGCGGCGACATCTCCCGGAAGCGGAAGCTGCTGGAGAAGCAGAAGGAAGGCAAGAAGCGGATGAAGATGGTCGGCAACGTCGAGGTGCCGCAGGAGGCCTTCATCGCCGTCCTCTCCAGCGACGACAGCGGCGGGGGCAAGGCCAAGAAGTAA
- a CDS encoding DUF3097 domain-containing protein, whose product MRSYSPDLTPPWKKRAPVPEVPADPSDPDLVVEEVTTGFCGAVVGCEAGTVTLEDRFGKHRVFPLAPRGFLLDGRVVTLVRPGAGAPARPARTASGSVAVPGARARVARAGRIYVEGRHDAELVEKVWGDDLRIEGVVVEYLAGIDDLPAIVEEFAPGPDARLGVLVDHLVPGSKESRIAASVTDPQVLVVGHPYIDVWGAVKPSSLGIAGWPRVPRGEDWKTGVCRALGWPAHPGAAWRHILSHVRSYKDLEPELLGRVEELIDFVTAPE is encoded by the coding sequence ATGCGCAGCTACAGCCCTGATCTGACCCCGCCGTGGAAGAAGCGGGCGCCGGTGCCGGAGGTGCCCGCCGACCCCTCGGACCCCGATCTGGTGGTGGAGGAGGTCACGACGGGTTTCTGCGGGGCCGTGGTGGGGTGCGAGGCGGGGACGGTGACGCTGGAGGACCGCTTCGGCAAGCACCGGGTGTTCCCGCTGGCGCCACGGGGCTTTCTGCTGGACGGCCGGGTCGTGACGCTGGTACGCCCGGGGGCCGGGGCCCCGGCCCGGCCGGCCCGCACGGCCTCCGGTTCGGTCGCGGTGCCGGGTGCGCGGGCCCGGGTGGCCCGGGCGGGCCGGATCTATGTGGAGGGCCGCCACGACGCCGAACTGGTGGAGAAGGTGTGGGGCGACGATCTGCGTATCGAGGGCGTGGTGGTGGAGTATCTGGCGGGCATCGACGATCTGCCCGCGATCGTCGAGGAGTTCGCCCCGGGTCCGGACGCCCGGCTGGGGGTCCTGGTGGACCATCTGGTGCCGGGGTCCAAGGAGTCCCGGATCGCGGCGTCGGTGACCGATCCGCAGGTGCTGGTGGTGGGACATCCGTACATCGACGTGTGGGGCGCGGTGAAGCCTTCGTCGCTGGGCATCGCCGGATGGCCGCGGGTGCCCCGGGGCGAGGACTGGAAGACGGGCGTCTGCCGCGCCCTGGGCTGGCCCGCCCACCCTGGCGCCGCCTGGCGGCACATCCTCTCCCATGTCCGCTCCTACAAGGACCTGGAGCCGGAGCTGCTGGGCCGGGTCGAGGAACTGATCGACTTCGTGACGGCCCCGGAGTAG
- the hemW gene encoding radical SAM family heme chaperone HemW → MPSVLPDGVPVPDDGSLPASALDGAAERPLAFYLHVPYCATRCGYCDFNTYTATELRGSGGVLASRDHYAATVAEEIRLARKVLGDDPRPVRTVFVGGGTPTLLAAADLVAMLDTVRTEFGLADGAEITTEANPESVGPEYLAELREGGFNRISFGMQSARQHVLKVLDRSHTPGRPEACVAEARAAGFAHVNLDLIYGTPGESDDDWRASLEAAVGAGPDHVSAYALIVEEGTQLARRIRRGEVPMTDDDVHADRYLIADELLAAAGFSWYEVSNWATDDAARCHHNELYWRGADWWGAGPGAHSHVGGVRWWNVKHPAAYASALAEGRSPGAGRELLTPDDRRVERVLLELRLRDGAPLTLLRPAGLRAAERSLADGLLEPGAYEQGLAVLTLRGRLLADGVVRDLVD, encoded by the coding sequence ATGCCTTCCGTACTGCCCGACGGCGTGCCCGTGCCCGACGACGGGTCGCTCCCCGCCTCCGCCCTCGACGGTGCCGCCGAGCGGCCCCTCGCCTTCTATCTCCATGTGCCGTACTGCGCCACCCGCTGCGGCTACTGCGATTTCAACACCTACACGGCGACCGAGCTGCGTGGCTCCGGCGGAGTCCTGGCCTCCCGCGATCACTACGCGGCGACGGTGGCCGAGGAGATACGGCTGGCCCGCAAGGTCCTCGGTGACGACCCCCGGCCCGTGCGGACCGTCTTCGTCGGCGGTGGGACACCCACCCTGCTCGCCGCCGCCGATCTGGTCGCGATGCTGGACACCGTGCGGACCGAGTTCGGGCTGGCCGACGGCGCCGAGATCACCACCGAGGCGAATCCCGAGTCGGTCGGTCCCGAGTATCTGGCGGAGCTGCGGGAGGGCGGCTTCAACCGGATCTCCTTCGGCATGCAGAGCGCCCGGCAGCATGTGCTCAAGGTGCTGGACCGCAGCCACACCCCCGGACGCCCCGAGGCCTGTGTGGCCGAGGCCAGGGCCGCCGGGTTCGCGCATGTGAACCTCGACCTGATCTACGGCACGCCCGGCGAGTCCGACGACGACTGGCGGGCGTCCCTGGAGGCGGCCGTGGGCGCCGGTCCCGACCATGTGTCGGCCTATGCGCTCATCGTCGAGGAAGGCACTCAGCTGGCCCGCCGCATCCGGCGCGGCGAGGTGCCGATGACGGACGACGACGTCCACGCCGACCGCTATCTGATCGCCGACGAACTCCTCGCCGCCGCCGGCTTCAGTTGGTACGAGGTGTCGAACTGGGCCACCGACGACGCCGCCCGCTGCCACCACAACGAGCTGTACTGGCGCGGCGCGGACTGGTGGGGCGCGGGCCCCGGCGCGCACAGCCACGTCGGCGGAGTGCGCTGGTGGAATGTGAAGCACCCAGCGGCCTACGCGTCGGCCCTCGCCGAGGGCCGCTCCCCGGGCGCCGGACGGGAGCTGCTGACACCCGACGACCGCCGGGTCGAACGCGTCCTGCTGGAACTCCGCCTCCGTGACGGCGCCCCGCTGACGCTGCTGCGCCCGGCCGGCCTGCGGGCCGCGGAGCGCTCCCTCGCGGACGGACTGCTGGAGCCCGGCGCCTACGAGCAGGGGCTGGCGGTGCTGACCCTGCGGGGCAGACTGCTGGCGGACGGGGTGGTGCGGGATCTGGTCGACTGA
- the holA gene encoding DNA polymerase III subunit delta gives MATRKNPTDDPLAPVTLAVGQEDLLLDRAVQQVVAAARASDADTDVRDLTADQLQPGTLAELTSPSLFAERKVVIVRNAQDLSADTVKDVKAYLTAPVEEITLVLVHPGGAKGKGLLDAARKAGAREVACPKTTKPAERLTFVRSEFRALGRSATPEACEALVDSIGSDLRELASAVSQLSADVEGTIDEAIVGRYYTGRAEASSFTVADRAVEGRAAEALEALRWSLSTGVAPVLITSALAQGVRAIGKLSSARGGRPADLARELGMPPWKIDRVRQQMRGWTPDGVAVALRAVAEADAGVKGGGDDPEYALEKAVVAIARAARSGRASR, from the coding sequence ATGGCCACCAGGAAGAACCCGACAGACGACCCGCTCGCCCCCGTCACGCTCGCCGTGGGCCAGGAGGACCTCCTGCTGGACCGCGCCGTCCAGCAGGTGGTGGCAGCCGCGCGGGCCTCCGACGCCGATACGGACGTCCGCGACCTCACCGCCGACCAGCTCCAGCCCGGCACCCTGGCCGAGCTGACGAGCCCCTCCCTCTTCGCCGAGCGCAAGGTGGTGATCGTGCGGAACGCCCAGGATCTGTCCGCCGACACCGTCAAGGACGTCAAGGCGTATCTCACCGCGCCCGTCGAGGAGATCACCCTCGTCCTCGTCCACCCCGGCGGGGCGAAGGGCAAGGGCCTCCTGGACGCCGCGCGCAAGGCCGGCGCACGAGAGGTCGCCTGCCCCAAGACCACCAAACCCGCCGAGCGGCTCACCTTCGTCCGCTCGGAGTTCCGGGCGCTCGGCAGATCCGCCACGCCCGAGGCGTGCGAGGCGCTCGTCGACTCCATCGGCAGCGATCTGCGGGAGCTGGCGAGCGCGGTGTCCCAGCTTTCCGCGGATGTCGAGGGCACCATCGACGAGGCGATCGTCGGGCGCTACTACACCGGCCGGGCCGAGGCGTCGAGCTTCACCGTCGCCGACCGTGCGGTCGAGGGCCGGGCGGCGGAGGCGCTGGAGGCGCTGCGATGGTCGCTCTCCACCGGTGTCGCCCCCGTGCTGATCACCAGCGCGCTGGCGCAGGGCGTCCGGGCGATCGGCAAGCTCTCCTCGGCCCGCGGCGGCAGGCCCGCCGATCTCGCCCGTGAGCTGGGCATGCCGCCCTGGAAGATCGACCGGGTGCGCCAGCAGATGCGGGGCTGGACCCCCGACGGCGTGGCCGTGGCGCTACGGGCCGTGGCGGAGGCCGACGCGGGAGTGAAGGGCGGCGGTGACGATCCGGAGTACGCCCTGGAGAAGGCGGTCGTCGCCATCGCCCGTGCCGCCCGCTCGGGACGCGCCTCCCGCTGA
- the rpsT gene encoding 30S ribosomal protein S20 — protein MANIKSQIKRNKTNEKARLRNKAVKSSLKTAIRKAREAVAAGDVEKATVATREATRKLDKAVSKGVIHKNAAANKKSALASKVNALQA, from the coding sequence GTGGCGAACATCAAGTCCCAGATCAAGCGGAACAAGACGAACGAGAAGGCGCGCCTGCGCAACAAGGCCGTCAAGTCGTCCCTCAAGACCGCGATCCGCAAGGCCCGCGAGGCCGTCGCCGCCGGCGACGTCGAGAAGGCCACTGTGGCGACTCGCGAGGCGACCCGCAAGCTCGACAAGGCCGTCTCGAAGGGCGTTATCCACAAGAACGCCGCCGCCAACAAGAAGTCGGCGCTCGCGTCGAAGGTCAACGCTCTCCAGGCCTGA
- a CDS encoding arylamine N-acetyltransferase family protein — translation MDAYLRRIGAHRPDHANATALRELQERHLRSVPFENLAVHLGEGIVLDEKRLVDKVVSAGRGGICYELNGAFAALLRDLGFRVQLLQARVFGEDGGLGIPYDHLALLVETEDGAGRWLADVGFGDHAQHPLAFDLREDQHDPAGTFRIVPAGGRAPAGDRDGHGDLDLLRDGKPQFRLETRPRVLADFRAGAWWHSTSPESHFTRSLVCSRLTGDGRTTLSGRRLVTTRGGERHEETLHDDSAVFAAYRDHFGIRLDRLPADPRATEDGGA, via the coding sequence ATGGACGCCTATCTCCGCCGTATCGGTGCCCACAGGCCCGACCACGCGAACGCCACGGCCCTGCGGGAGCTGCAGGAGCGCCATCTGCGGAGCGTGCCCTTCGAGAACCTCGCCGTCCATCTCGGCGAGGGAATCGTGCTGGACGAGAAACGACTGGTGGACAAGGTCGTCTCGGCGGGCCGGGGCGGCATCTGCTACGAACTCAACGGTGCCTTCGCCGCATTGCTGCGCGACCTTGGCTTCCGGGTCCAACTGCTCCAAGCCCGGGTGTTCGGGGAGGACGGTGGCCTCGGCATCCCGTACGACCATCTGGCCCTCCTCGTCGAGACGGAGGACGGCGCCGGGCGGTGGCTGGCCGACGTCGGCTTCGGCGACCACGCCCAGCACCCCCTCGCCTTCGACCTGCGGGAGGACCAGCACGACCCGGCCGGTACGTTCCGGATCGTCCCGGCGGGCGGCCGGGCCCCCGCCGGGGACCGGGACGGCCATGGGGACCTCGACCTGCTACGGGACGGCAAGCCGCAGTTCCGGCTGGAGACGCGACCGAGGGTCCTGGCGGACTTCAGGGCCGGCGCCTGGTGGCACAGCACCTCGCCCGAGTCCCACTTCACCCGCTCCCTGGTCTGCTCCCGGCTCACCGGCGACGGCAGGACCACCCTCAGCGGGCGCCGACTGGTCACCACCCGGGGCGGCGAGCGCCACGAAGAGACCCTCCACGACGATTCCGCGGTCTTCGCCGCCTACCGCGACCACTTCGGGATCCGGCTGGACCGGCTCCCGGCCGACCCCCGGGCCACCGAGGACGGCGGAGCCTGA
- a CDS encoding AMP-dependent synthetase/ligase: protein MSDTQTTIDNRPASVAVLFTERVAATPDGEAFRYPVPAAAGAAAPGAATAEPATGPEGAGAADGDPAPTVWASLTWAGTAERVYAIAAGLIGLGIRPEDRVALMAATRIEWILADLGVMCAGGATTTIYPSTNAGESAFILTDSGSRILIAEDATQLAKVMERRAELPELRHVVIIDPAGTDPAGAGTEAAGTDPAGAGTADTGAGTAAEPDGFVLTLAELEKRGRALLDDQPGAVEERITAITPTQLATLIYTSGTTGRPKGVRLPHDNWSYMAKAIAGTGQINKDDIQYLWLPLAHVFGKALISGQIEVGHVTAVDGRHDKIVENLPVIRPTYMAAVPRIFEKVYNGVAAKARAGGPAKYKIFRWAAEVARDYARTTQDNFRRTGSATAPFGLRSQHRIADRLVYAKLREAFGGQLRVAVSGSAALSPEIGYFFAGAGIHILEGYGLTESSAVNFVNRYGSYRTGTVGKPLPGLEVRIADDGEILLRGPAIMEGYHRQPEQTAEVLEEDGWLRTGDMGELSADGYLTITDRKKDLIKTSGGKYIAPTEVEIQLKAICPFVSNVVVIGADRNYCTALIALDEPAVLGWAAEHGLEGSTYAQVLAAPATREMIAGYVDRLNQGLQRWQTVKKFRLLPRDLDVEHGDLTPSMKLKRPAVEREFQHLVEEMYAGQREA, encoded by the coding sequence TTGAGCGACACACAGACCACGATCGACAACCGCCCGGCCTCGGTGGCGGTGCTCTTCACCGAGCGGGTGGCGGCGACCCCGGACGGCGAAGCCTTCCGCTACCCGGTCCCGGCAGCGGCCGGTGCCGCCGCCCCGGGTGCGGCGACCGCGGAGCCCGCCACCGGGCCCGAGGGCGCCGGCGCCGCGGACGGAGACCCGGCGCCGACTGTCTGGGCGTCGCTCACCTGGGCCGGGACCGCCGAGCGCGTGTACGCGATCGCCGCCGGACTGATCGGCCTCGGTATCCGCCCCGAGGACCGGGTCGCCCTGATGGCCGCGACCCGCATCGAGTGGATCCTGGCCGATCTCGGCGTGATGTGCGCGGGCGGCGCCACGACCACGATCTACCCCTCCACCAACGCCGGGGAGTCGGCGTTCATCCTCACCGACTCCGGCAGCCGGATCCTCATAGCCGAGGACGCGACCCAGCTGGCGAAGGTCATGGAGCGGCGGGCGGAACTGCCCGAACTGCGCCATGTCGTGATCATCGACCCCGCCGGAACCGACCCCGCCGGAGCCGGAACCGAGGCCGCCGGAACCGACCCCGCCGGAGCCGGGACCGCGGACACCGGAGCCGGGACGGCGGCGGAGCCGGACGGTTTTGTGCTCACCCTCGCCGAACTGGAGAAGCGCGGCCGGGCACTGCTCGACGACCAGCCCGGGGCGGTCGAGGAGCGGATCACCGCGATCACGCCCACCCAGCTCGCCACCCTCATCTACACCTCCGGCACCACGGGCCGCCCCAAGGGCGTCCGGCTGCCGCACGACAACTGGTCCTATATGGCGAAGGCGATCGCCGGGACCGGCCAGATCAACAAGGACGATATCCAGTACCTGTGGCTGCCGCTGGCGCACGTCTTCGGCAAGGCCCTGATCTCCGGCCAGATCGAGGTGGGCCATGTCACGGCCGTCGACGGCCGCCACGACAAGATCGTGGAGAATCTGCCGGTCATCCGGCCCACCTATATGGCCGCGGTGCCGCGGATCTTCGAGAAGGTCTACAACGGCGTCGCCGCCAAGGCGCGTGCCGGGGGCCCCGCCAAGTACAAGATCTTCCGCTGGGCCGCGGAAGTCGCCCGCGACTACGCCCGGACCACCCAGGACAACTTCCGCCGCACCGGATCGGCGACCGCGCCCTTCGGACTCCGCTCCCAGCACCGGATCGCCGACCGGCTCGTCTACGCCAAGCTCCGTGAGGCCTTCGGCGGGCAGCTCAGGGTCGCCGTCTCCGGCTCCGCCGCGCTCTCCCCGGAGATCGGCTACTTCTTCGCCGGAGCGGGCATCCACATCCTGGAGGGCTACGGCCTCACGGAGTCCAGCGCCGTGAACTTCGTCAACCGCTACGGCTCCTACCGCACCGGAACCGTCGGCAAGCCGCTCCCCGGCCTGGAGGTGCGGATCGCCGACGACGGGGAGATCCTGCTCCGCGGCCCCGCGATCATGGAGGGCTACCACCGGCAGCCCGAGCAGACCGCGGAGGTGCTGGAAGAGGACGGTTGGCTCCGCACCGGCGATATGGGCGAGCTGTCCGCGGACGGCTATCTCACCATCACGGACCGGAAGAAGGACCTGATCAAAACGTCGGGCGGAAAGTACATCGCCCCGACGGAGGTCGAGATCCAGCTGAAGGCGATCTGTCCGTTCGTCTCCAACGTCGTGGTCATCGGCGCGGACCGCAACTACTGCACCGCGCTGATCGCCCTCGACGAGCCGGCCGTCCTCGGCTGGGCCGCCGAGCACGGACTGGAGGGCAGCACCTATGCGCAGGTGCTGGCCGCGCCCGCGACCCGGGAGATGATCGCCGGCTATGTGGACCGGCTCAACCAGGGCCTCCAGCGCTGGCAGACGGTGAAGAAGTTCCGGCTGCTGCCGCGCGACCTCGATGTCGAGCACGGCGATCTCACCCCGAGCATGAAACTGAAGCGCCCGGCGGTCGAGCGGGAGTTCCAGCACCTCGTCGAGGAGATGTACGCGGGCCAGCGCGAGGCGTGA